The following proteins come from a genomic window of Lolium rigidum isolate FL_2022 chromosome 5, APGP_CSIRO_Lrig_0.1, whole genome shotgun sequence:
- the LOC124657302 gene encoding uncharacterized protein LOC124657302, whose amino-acid sequence MSMLREGKGNRGRHSQSQNGSMIASLPTGNNSPCQDDAGPDLPEEIWQHLCSLVPMRDAARAACVSRVFLSSWRCHPNLTFTKETMFSKKKLRKWAQDPTDKTYDREYNRNIDRTLANHRGPGVKKLMLHFHGPYNSRSFNRLNSWLRIAITPVLEELTLFLLSEKSKYNFPCSLLSDGSGNTIRNLYLCNCVLRPSVSLSLRYLTKLYLHQVCIAENELLHLLSSSSSLESLILTRCEDIIRLEIPCQLQRLRWLKVFDCPSLQLIENKAPNISICDFTGDELQLSLGESLQLKNLTLNRRCAIKYAIDKLASSVPNLETLKLYSLHEIVDAPMVPKLLHLKVLHIHIDNWSSGQEYDFLSLVSFLDASPSLETFSLFVPVQSNYDFIAGDPSTLRQMSGRHHEKLKTVTITGFCRQKSLVELTRHILESATSLKSLTLNTIDAEYWFYGHSSIRKCPTLDKEYIREVWESIRVVKTYIEGKVPSTVKFKAYGPCSQCHAF is encoded by the exons ATGTCCATGCTGCGGGAGGGCAAGGGGAATCGTGGTCGCCATAGCCAATCACAGA ATGGCTCGATGATAGCTTCATTACCTACAGGAAACAACTCACCCTGCCAAGACGATGCAGGGCCAGACCTTCCAGAG GAAATCTGGCAACATTTATGCTCCCTAGTGCCAATGCGAGACGCTGCCAGGGCGGCCTGTGTGTCTCGTGTCTTTCTAAGCTCCTGGAGATGCCATCCCAACCTCACCTTCACCAAGGAAACAATGTTCTCAAAAAAGAAATTACGCAAGTGGGCACAGGACCCCACTGATAAAACATATGACAGAGAGTACAACAGAAATATTGACCGTACTCTGGCAAACCATAGAGGCCCTGGTGTGAAGAAACTCATGCTTCACTTCCATGGCCCTTACAATAGCAGATCCTTTAATCGTCTCAACAGTTGGCTTCGGATTGCTATTACACCGGTGCTGGAAGAACTTACCCTTTTCCTGTTGTCGGAGAAGTCAAAGTACAACTTCCCTTGCTCACTTTTATCTGACGGGAGCGGAAACACTATTCGGAATCTCTACCTTTGTAATTGCGTCTTGCGTCCCTCAGTTAGCCTTAGTTTGAGATACCTGACGAAGCTGTATCTTCATCAAGTGTGCATTGCGGAGAATGAATTATTGCACCTTCTTTCCAGTTCATCTTCTCTCGAGAGTTTGATACTCACACGATGTGAGGATATAATTCGCCTCGAGATACCTTGCCAGCTGCAGCGGCTCAGATGGCTGAAGGTGTTTGACTGCCCGAGTCTTCAACTTATAGAAAACAAGGCTCCAAATATCTCCATCTGCGATTTTACGGGTGATGAATTACAACTCTCGCTTGGAGAATCATTGCAACTGAAGAACCTTACATTGAACCGTAGGTGTGCCATCAAATATGCTATCGACAAGCTTGCATCCAGTGTGCCAAACCTTGAGACTCTCAAGTTATATTCTCTTCATGAG ATAGTCGACGCACCGATGGTTCCTAAGCTCCTCCACCTCAAGGTTTTGCATATTCATATTGATAATTGGAGTAGTGGTCAGGAATATGATTTTTTATCTTTGGTTTCTTTCCTCGATGCTTCTCCTTCGTTGGAGACCTTTAGCTTGTTT gtaccagtGCAATCAAATTATGACTTCATTGCTGGAGACCCCTCAACCCTGAGGCAAATGTCGGGACGCCACCATGAGAAGCTCAAGACCGTCACAATCACTGGTTTTTGCCGACAAAAGAGCTTGGTTGAGCTAACACGGCATATTCTAGAGAGTGCGACGTCACTGAAGAGCCTTACGTTAAACACTATTGATGCAGAGTATTGGTTCTATGGGCACAGCAGTATCAGGAAAtgcccaaccctagacaaggagtATATCAGGGAAGTGTGGGAGTCAATCAGGGTTGTGAAGACGTACATTGAGGGGAAAGTTCCATCTACAGTTAAGTTCAAGGCTTATGGGCCCTGCAGCCAGTGTCATGCTTTCTGA
- the LOC124655453 gene encoding uncharacterized protein LOC124655453 isoform X1, whose amino-acid sequence MLQSKRAGNDDLTESSHKNRRIDNGGGETLDLIMPGEFCQDVNSKEPIDSFSDSCQSVWSELGEEVTSKFSRNVVSITLSDGAKVLFACSGIAFESGFHVTRFLTSESLVRAFNDNNNRREGHGRLDIEVRRNGDVARGILGSYRSDKGIAVVNIVFVTLDVHPVDLYHQVEFLPCSKVTAVARADSGTLMATTGILTGDSSGSEDGKELMLSTCKISKAWEGGPLFDCDGNFVGMNLFLDGEGTSFVPRSIIIERLEKYMPKKEVMTFRHVEFQKRVHPWPYCSYPRDRSGDLDSWSYPKPSAATISEGLKLVNTFEETFGDLYDSGEGVWSQLDKTVCQNLCQAVVSLGSFSGETRFFACTGLFIEWNGCTIILTSASLVRDPNDENKIAEKLKIKVLLPNKQCKEGILQHYSLHHNVALVGVKDFCPLHSFRIKDPLNRTRKDPKRSRKDPNVVAVGCCFDLGVLMATCGRGTDWSGMLDYRDLRYSSCKITKAGIGGPLVDFSGRFIGMNFYDKKIGTPFMFRDCIIRVLKHFEGKRTTDESGSGGTPIRWPLPKPCWRHPEDEVKDLLPPGDGEESGPFGFTYSGGVRVDYH is encoded by the exons ATGCTACAAAGTAAGAGAGCTGGCAATGATGATCTCACAGAAAGCTCCCATAAAAATAGAAGAATCGACAATGGCGGAGGAGAGACACTTGATCTGATAATGCCAG GTGAGTTTTGTCAGGATGTCAATTCAAAAGAACCGATTGACAGCTTTAGTGACTCCTGCCAAAGTGTCTGGAGTGAGCTCGGTGAAGAAGTTACTTCAAAATTTTCTAGGAATGTTGTCTCCATCACTTTATCCGATG GAGCTAAGgtgttatttgcatgctcgggcaTAGCCTTTGAGTCAGGGTTTCATGTCACAAGGTTTCTGACTTCAGAAAGTTTGGTTAGAGCTTTCAATGATAATAATAATAGAAGAGAAGGCCATGGTAGATTGGAT ATAGAAGTGCGTCGCAACGGCGATGTTGCCAGAGGGATATTGGGAAGCTATCGTTCGGATAAGGGGATTGCTGTTGTCAACATAGTGTTCGTTACCCTTGATGTTCATCCGGTAGATCTATATCATCAGGTGGAATTTCTTCCCTGTAGTAAGGTAACAGCTGTCGCGCGTGCTGATTCTGGCACATTAATGGCCACAACTGGGATACTTACTGGCGATTCAAGCGGATCTGAGGATGGTAAAGAGCTTATGCTCTCCACTTGTAAAATCTCTAAG GCTTGGGAAGGTGGGCCGCTTTTTGATTGTGATGGGAACTTTGTTGGCATGAACCTTTTTCTGGATGGCGAAGGAACTTCTTTTGTGCCAAGGAGTATAATTATCGAACGTTTGGAGAAATATATGCCAAAAAAGGAAGTTATGACGTtcag GCATGTAGAATTCCAGAAACGGGTGCATCCCTGGCCCTATTGCAGCTACCCAAGAG ACAGATCTGGGGATCTAGACTCCTGGAGTTATCCAAAGCCTTCAGCAGCTACTATCAGTG AGGGCTTGAAATTGGTTAATACATTCGAAGAGACTTTTGGTGACCTGTATGATTCTGGTGAAGGTGTTTGGAGCCAACTCGACAAAACAGTTTGTCAGAACTTATGTCAAGCTGTTGTCTCACTTGGTTCATTCAGCG GAGAAACGAGGTTTTTCGCATGCACAGGCTTATTTATTGAATGGAATGGATGCACAATCATTCTGACTTCAGCGAGTTTGGTTAGGGATCCTAACGATGAAAACAAGATTGCTGAAAAGTTGAAG ATTAAAGTTTTGCTTCCAAACAAACAATGCAAAGAAGGGATATTGCAACACTACAGTTTGCACCACAATGTTGCTCTTGTCGGTGTCAAGGATTTCTGTCCTCTTCATTCATTTAGAATTAAAGATCCATTGAATAGAACTCGTAAAGATCCCAAAAGATCTCGTAAAGATCCCAATGTAGTAGCTGTGGGGTGCTGTTTTGACTTGGGAGTCTTAATGGCTACATGTGGGAGAGGAACCGACTGGTCAGGCATGCTTGATTACAGGGATCTTAGGTACTCCAGTTGTAAGATCACTAAG GCTGGGATTGGAGGACCTCTGGTTGACTTTAGTGGGAGATTTATTGGCATGAACTTCTATGATAAGAAAATAGGAACCCCATTCATGTTTAGGGACTGTATTATTCGAGTTCTGAAACATTTTGAGGGAAAAAG GACCACTGATGAATCTGGCAGTGGCGGTACACCAATCAG GTGGCCTCTGCCCAAACCATGTTGGCGTCATCCAGAGGATGAGGTCAAAGATTTGCTCCCACCCGGCGATGGGGAAGAATCTGGGCCGTTCGGATTCACATATTCGGGTGGAGTCAGAGTGGACTACCACTAG
- the LOC124655453 gene encoding uncharacterized protein LOC124655453 isoform X2 — translation MATTGILTGDSSGSEDGKELMLSTCKISKAWEGGPLFDCDGNFVGMNLFLDGEGTSFVPRSIIIERLEKYMPKKEVMTFRHVEFQKRVHPWPYCSYPRDRSGDLDSWSYPKPSAATISEGLKLVNTFEETFGDLYDSGEGVWSQLDKTVCQNLCQAVVSLGSFSGETRFFACTGLFIEWNGCTIILTSASLVRDPNDENKIAEKLKIKVLLPNKQCKEGILQHYSLHHNVALVGVKDFCPLHSFRIKDPLNRTRKDPKRSRKDPNVVAVGCCFDLGVLMATCGRGTDWSGMLDYRDLRYSSCKITKAGIGGPLVDFSGRFIGMNFYDKKIGTPFMFRDCIIRVLKHFEGKRTTDESGSGGTPIRWPLPKPCWRHPEDEVKDLLPPGDGEESGPFGFTYSGGVRVDYH, via the exons ATGGCCACAACTGGGATACTTACTGGCGATTCAAGCGGATCTGAGGATGGTAAAGAGCTTATGCTCTCCACTTGTAAAATCTCTAAG GCTTGGGAAGGTGGGCCGCTTTTTGATTGTGATGGGAACTTTGTTGGCATGAACCTTTTTCTGGATGGCGAAGGAACTTCTTTTGTGCCAAGGAGTATAATTATCGAACGTTTGGAGAAATATATGCCAAAAAAGGAAGTTATGACGTtcag GCATGTAGAATTCCAGAAACGGGTGCATCCCTGGCCCTATTGCAGCTACCCAAGAG ACAGATCTGGGGATCTAGACTCCTGGAGTTATCCAAAGCCTTCAGCAGCTACTATCAGTG AGGGCTTGAAATTGGTTAATACATTCGAAGAGACTTTTGGTGACCTGTATGATTCTGGTGAAGGTGTTTGGAGCCAACTCGACAAAACAGTTTGTCAGAACTTATGTCAAGCTGTTGTCTCACTTGGTTCATTCAGCG GAGAAACGAGGTTTTTCGCATGCACAGGCTTATTTATTGAATGGAATGGATGCACAATCATTCTGACTTCAGCGAGTTTGGTTAGGGATCCTAACGATGAAAACAAGATTGCTGAAAAGTTGAAG ATTAAAGTTTTGCTTCCAAACAAACAATGCAAAGAAGGGATATTGCAACACTACAGTTTGCACCACAATGTTGCTCTTGTCGGTGTCAAGGATTTCTGTCCTCTTCATTCATTTAGAATTAAAGATCCATTGAATAGAACTCGTAAAGATCCCAAAAGATCTCGTAAAGATCCCAATGTAGTAGCTGTGGGGTGCTGTTTTGACTTGGGAGTCTTAATGGCTACATGTGGGAGAGGAACCGACTGGTCAGGCATGCTTGATTACAGGGATCTTAGGTACTCCAGTTGTAAGATCACTAAG GCTGGGATTGGAGGACCTCTGGTTGACTTTAGTGGGAGATTTATTGGCATGAACTTCTATGATAAGAAAATAGGAACCCCATTCATGTTTAGGGACTGTATTATTCGAGTTCTGAAACATTTTGAGGGAAAAAG GACCACTGATGAATCTGGCAGTGGCGGTACACCAATCAG GTGGCCTCTGCCCAAACCATGTTGGCGTCATCCAGAGGATGAGGTCAAAGATTTGCTCCCACCCGGCGATGGGGAAGAATCTGGGCCGTTCGGATTCACATATTCGGGTGGAGTCAGAGTGGACTACCACTAG